The stretch of DNA TTCTCTGCTTTTGTGGGCAGATTTCCTGTCTCTCTGGACAGTcagccaccaaaaaaaaaaaaacagcggatCAGCGAAGGGTTTCCTGGAGACCGCATCTTTTTTGACAAGTGGAGAAACTCCCAGTATGCCAAGAGAGAGGAATATCTGCTGTGTAAGTAGCCAAATCCATGAATACTGCACTGACAGTCAATACACCATTCAAATCAGACCATTCATTTAATGTGAAGAGTGACTCGCACTAAGTAATGTAGGTTGTGTCATTCTCTCTTTCAGCACACTTCACACACCGCAAGCCTTCAGCTGCAAGGGTGTCAAAGCTGATTGTGCAGGAGGGGTGGAAGAGCAACTACCCGAAGCCTAAAGAGATTGAGCGGTTGTGGAAACCAGCTCCAAAGCTATTAATTGAGACAGATGAAACAATAATCAAATGTGTCTCTCAGCAGACCTGGAAAGGCATTGCCATTAAGGACTTTGGTCCCCAGCTAGGTCTAGGTTAGTAAATCCTTGACTTGGTAAATAATTTTTGTCtgcaaatcttttttattttttattttttattcttgtaaGGCAGAAAATACAATCAATTAATTGTATGTTTTAGCAACTATGAGATGAAGCAAAGTTAATTACTTGCCATTTTGATTTCACTCAAAATTGTATGTTCTCTTGGTCACAGGTGTGGTTGCAACCCAGCGGTTTTCTAAAGGCGACATAGTTTGCGATTACCACGGAAAGGTAATAACGGCTGCTGCAGGTAGAGCCATGATGCAGGACATTCATGATGAGGCTGGGTACCTCTTCTTCTTTAAAGCTGGCCAAAGAGAACTGTGCATTGATGCTCAGACATTCCCTTGCGAATGCCACCCAGACGCAGACACATTTGGCAGGAGGATCAATCATTCTTCCAAGATGCCCAACCTGAAGCCCCTTCACTGTGTTGAAGATGAATGGAGAGGAAAAAGATGTTGTCCTCTTCAAGGCACTGCAGGACATCAGTGTGGACACACAGCTCAAATTTGTCTTTCAGAGGAGAGGGCCTACTCATCCAGCCAGTCCAGGTCCAAAGTTTGGCAAAATATACCATCAAACTGTGGCCACACTCACTTCTGTCTACATGTGAAATGGACCTGCTCTTATTTTATACATatgtaaattgtgttttattgtgt from Carassius auratus strain Wakin unplaced genomic scaffold, ASM336829v1 scaf_tig00216259, whole genome shotgun sequence encodes:
- the LOC113097408 gene encoding uncharacterized protein LOC113097408, whose product is MHGRLQRPLHKCSQYNKRRPLITIWHRALGLVQQQRNLEPQFVVDTAVLLDTMTGCTSDDETSGPNSPTTSKECSAPTKDFSAFVGRFPVSLDSQPPKKKKQRISEGFPGDRIFFDKWRNSQYAKREEYLLSHFTHRKPSAARVSKLIVQEGWKSNYPKPKEIERLWKPAPKLLIETDETIIKCVSQQTWKGIAIKDFGPQLGLGVVATQRFSKGDIVCDYHGKVITAAAGRAMMQDIHDEAGYLFFFKAGQRELCIDAQTFPCECHPDADTFGRRINHSSKMPNLKPLHCVEDEWRGKRCCPLQGTAGHQCGHTAQICLSEERAYSSSQSRSKN